A window of Trichocoleus sp. FACHB-46 contains these coding sequences:
- a CDS encoding type II toxin-antitoxin system HicA family toxin, which produces MKVREVIKHLVVKGWYHVATKGSHRQFKHPHLPGKVTVSGKLSDDVPIGTLHSILLQSSIERWSRERDATLLNQNLGEKRKGQRANK; this is translated from the coding sequence ATGAAAGTACGTGAGGTTATTAAACACTTGGTCGTTAAGGGCTGGTATCACGTTGCAACTAAAGGGAGTCATCGTCAATTCAAGCATCCACACTTGCCTGGAAAGGTTACAGTATCAGGCAAACTAAGCGATGACGTACCTATAGGGACTCTTCATAGTATTCTACTGCAGTCGTCCATTGAGAGATGGAGTAGGGAGAGAGATGCTACACTTCTCAATCAAAACCTAGGTGAGAAGCGTAAGGGACAAAGAGCTAATAAATGA